The following coding sequences are from one Stegostoma tigrinum isolate sSteTig4 chromosome 11, sSteTig4.hap1, whole genome shotgun sequence window:
- the pparg gene encoding peroxisome proliferator-activated receptor gamma, translating to MVDTQLPLWPINFAMGTMDISELANHSHSFDVKPFATVDLSTVSAVNYEDHTSTSLRIDENSSDCKYDERFLDYQSAIKVEASSLNDNSGKELSFARLQEDTSNSGLSIECRVCGDKASGFHYGVHACEGCKGFFRRTIRLKLMYDKCDLNCRIQKKNRNKCQYCRFQKCLVVGMSHNAIRFGRMPQAEKEKLLAEISSDAEQLNPESADLRALAKHMFESYIKVFPITKAKSRAIMAGKTGDKSPFVIYDMNSLKAGEERIKFKQTPLQEQNTEVEIRIFQRCQFRSVEAVREITEFAKSIPGFINLDLNDQVTLLKYGVHEVIFSMLASLMNKDGLLIASGQGFMTREFLKSLRKPFCDIMEPKFEFAMKFNGLGLNDCDIAIFIAVVILSGDRPGLLNVKPIEELQDSILQALALQLKINHPDSPQLFAKLLQKMTDLRQIVTEHVQLLHTIRKTEAEMSLHPLLQEIYKDLY from the exons ATGGTGGATACACAATTGCCTCTATGGCCCATCAACTTTGCTATGGGTACAATGGACATTTCAGAACTTGCCAATCACTCTCATTCCTTCGATGTAAAGCCATTTGCTACTGTAGATCTTTCCACGGTTTCTGCAGTTAATTATGAAGATCATACTTCAACCTCTTTAAGAATTGACGAGAATTCTTCAGACTGTAAATATGACGAAAGATTTCTGGACTACCAAA GTGCTATTAAAGTTGAAGCATCTTCCTTGAATGATAATTCAGGAAAAGAGCTTTCATTTGCAAGGTTACAAGAAGATACATCAAATTCAGGCCTGTCTATTGAATGTAGAGTGTGCGGAGACAAGGCCTCGGGTTTCCATTATGGGGTCCATGCATGTGAAGGATGTAAG GGATTTTTCCGGAGAACAATCAGGCTGAAGTTGATGTATGACAAATGCGATCTAAACTGcaggattcagaaaaaaaacaggaataaaTGTCAGTACTGCCGGTTTCAGAAATGTCTCGTTGTGGGCATGTCGCATAATG CAATTAGATTTGGCAGAATGCCACAAGCTGAAAAGGAGAAACTCCTGGCTGAAATATCCAGCGATGCAGAACAACTGAACCCTGAATCTGCTGATCTCCGTGCTCTTGCCAAGCATATGTTTGAGTCATACATTAAGGTTTTTCCTATTACCAAAGCTAAATCTCGAGCAATCATGGCTGGTAAAACAGGAGACAAATCG CCATTTGTCATTTATGACATGAATTCATTAAAGGCTGGAGAAGAGCGTATCAAATTCAAACAAACACCACTGCAAGAGCAGAACACAGAGGTAGAAATCCGAATTTTCCAACGTTGTCAATTCCGTTCAGTGGAGGCTGTAAGGGAAATCACTGAATTTGCAAAATCTATCCCAGGATTCATAAATCTTGACCTAAATGACCAAGTGACTCTTCTTAAATATGGTGTCCATGAGGTCATATTCAGTATGTTGGCTTCCTTGATGAATAAAGATGGACTTCTGATTGCCTCTGGCCAGGGTTTCATGACCCGTGAGTTTTTAAAGAGCCTAAGAAAACCCTTTTGTGATATCATGGAGCCCAAATTTGAATTTGCCATGAAATTCAATGGTTTGGGGCTGAACGACTGTGACATCGCAATATTCATTGCTGTCGTCATACTCAGTGGAG ATCGACCTGGATTGCTAAATGTTAAACCAATTGAGGAACTACAAGATAGCATCCTTCAAGCACTTGCCCTTCAACTTAAGATAAACCATCCAGATTcaccacagttgtttgcaaagcTACTTCAAAAAATGACTGATTTAAGACAGATTGTCACTGAGCATGTCCAGCTCCTGCACACTATCAGGAAAACGGAGGCAGAAATGAGTCTTCACCCACTCCTGCAAGAAATATACAAGGACTTGTATTAG